From Stenotrophomonas sp. SAU14A_NAIMI4_8:
TGTTGTCCTTGGTGTTGATGCGCTTGCCGGCCGGATCGGCCAGCACCGAGGCGCGCAGCTTGTTGTCCGGGTGCAGATAGGCGCGGCGCACGCCTTCATTGGCCATGTCTTCCACGCCCATGGTGGCGTCGTCCCAACGCACGTCCATGCCGATTTCCAGGAACACGGTGACGATGCCGGTGTCCTGGCAGATCGGACGGTGGCCTTCGGCGCACATCCGCGAATTGATCAGGATCTGGGCCATCGCTTCCTTCGCGGCCGGCGACTCTTCGCGCTCGTAGGCAGCGGCGAGGTTCTTGATGTAGTCGACCGGGTGGTAGTACGAGATGTACTGCAGCGCGTCGGCGATGGACTGGATGAGGTCTTCCTGCTTGATCGATGTCACGGCTTGCTCGCTTGCTCAAGGCTGGCGGGGGTAATCCGCCCATTTTACCCCCTCCGCCGACTGCGCGTAGATTCGCAGGGGCAGATCCCTTTCCGCGGGAAAGGGCTCTGACCCCGCCCCCTTGTCACGCCCCCGTCCTCTCTGGCGTCCTTGCCAACATGAACGCTGAATCGACCTTCCAGACCCACCGCCCGCGCCTGATGGCGCTGGCCTACCGCCTGCTGGGCAGCCGCGCCGACGCCGAGGATGTCGTCCAGGACGCCTGGCTGCGCTGGTCCGGCGCCGACCCGGCCAGCGTGCGCGATGCCGAGGCGTGGCTGGTGACCGCCACCACGCGACTGGGCCTGGACCGCCTGCGCGCGGCCCGGCGCGAGCGCGCGCACTACGTGGGCCCGTGGCTGGCCGAACCGCTCGCGATCAGCCTCGAGCCCGACCCGGCCCCTGGCCCGGCGCAACGCCACGCGCTGGCCGACGATGTGTCGGTGGCCTTCCTGACCCTGCTGGAACAGTTGGGACCGGAAGAGCGCGCCGCGTTCCTGCTGAAGGAAGTGTTCGACCACGACTATGCCGAGATCGCCGAGCTGATCGGCCACAGCCAGGCCAACTGCCGCCAGCTGGTGCATCGGGCCCGGCAGCGTCTGCAGGCCGGGCGCCCGCGCTTCAACGCCGATGCCAGCCAGCACCGCAAACTGCTGGCGCGCTTCATGCACGCCACCCAGCAGGGCGACAGCCAGGCCGTGCAGGCCCTGCTGCATGCCAACGCGCGCCTGGTCTCCGATGGCGGCGGCGTGGTCACCGCCGCGATCCGGCCGCTGCTGGGCGCCGAGCGCATCGGCCGGCTGTTCTGGGCCATTGCCCAGCGCGGCCTGGGCCACACCGCGCAGCTGGGCTATGTAAACGGCGAACCGGCGATCCTGCGCTTCGATGGTCAACGCCTGCATTCGGTCACCACGGTGCAGGTGGTGGACGGGCGCATCGCCGAGGTCTACAGCGTGCTGAACCCGGAAAAATTGTCGGCGGTTGTCACGGCGGCGGACGCGGCGGCGTCCTGGTAGTGAAAGGCGGCCATCGTGGCCGCCGTGGAGCCGAACATGTCCGACCACGCCTCTCCCCGCGTTCCCTACACCCGCCTGGCCGCCGAGGCCTTCAAGGGCCTGCTGGCCACCAGCAAGGCGGTGCATGACAGCTCGATCGACCCGACGTTGATGGAACTGGTGTTCCTGCGCGTTTCCCAGCTCAACGGCTGTGGCTACTGCATGGACATGCACGGCACCGCGCTGCGCAAGGGCGGCATCGAGCCGCGCAAGCTGGACACCCTGCCCGCGTGGCACGAAAGCCGCTTCTTCGATGCCCGCGAACGCGCGGCGCTGGGCTGGGCCGAGGCGCTGACCCGGCTGACCGACGGTGCGCCGTCGCAGGAGGCGTTCGACGCGCTGGCGCCGCACTTCGACGACAAGGGCATCAGCGACCTGAGCATGGGCATCGCGGTGATCAATGCCTGGAACCGGCTGGGCGCCGGCCTGCTGCCGCCGCTGCCGTAAGGGGGTTGCCTGGCCGGGCTGCGCCCGGCACCCGCAGAGGCAACGGCCAGAGCAAGAGCAACGTCAACAGCTGGGGCTCTGTGGGATGGCGGGGCGGGTCAGGTCGCAGGGGACGCTGCACGTACGTCCATGTAAGCTCGGTCGCCGCATCCATGCGGCTCACGCCCCTGCGACCTGGCCCGCCCCGCCGTCGACAGATGTCCCGCTGCTGTTGGTAGGTGTCGACCTTGGTCGACACGATGGGTCCACCTCATGCGTGGATGTGAGGGCTCAGATGGGGTCGGATCCCCTCGCATGGCGAAGGGCTCTGACCCCGAGGTGCGGTGGCGGGGTCAGAGCCCTTTGCGCTGCAAAGGGATCTGACCCCATCTGACCCCATCTGCACGCCGTGCGCGCGCACAATGGCGGCATGCCTGCTGCCAACGAAAAGAAACCCAGCCTGCGCCAGCGCTTCAAGGCCATGCGCAACCTGCCGCCGTTCCTGCGCCAGGTATGGCAGACCAGCCCGGCATTGACCCTGGCCAGCCTTGGCCTGCGCATCATCCGCGCCCTGCTGCCGGTGGCGATGCTGTACGTGGGCAAGCTGATCATCGATCGTGGATGTGAGAGCTCAGATGGGGTCGGATCCCTTCGCATGGCGAAGGGCTCTGACCCCGAGGTGCGGTGGCGGGGTCAGAGCCCTTTGCGCTGCAAAGGGATCTGACCCCATCTGACCCCATCTGCACGCCGTGCGCGCGCACAATGGCGGCATGCCTGCTGCCAACGAAAAGAAACCCAGCCTGCGCCAGCGCTTCAAGGCCATGCGCAACCTGCCGCCGTTCCTGCGCCAGGTATGGCAGACCAGCCCGGCATTGACCCTGGCCAGCCTTGGCCTGCGCATCATCCGCGCCCTGCTGCCGGTGGCGATGCTGTACGTGGGCAAGCTGATCATCGATACCGCCCTGCACCTGAGCCAGCACGGTGCCGGCTTCCCGCCGTTGAACGAAGCGCTGTCCAGCGGCCTGTTGAACCCGCTGCTGGGATTGCTGGCGCTGGAATTCGGCCTGGCCATCGCCTCGGACCTGCTGGGGCGGCTGGTCAGCTACGCCGACGCGCTGCTGTCGGAACTGTTCGCCAACGCCACCAGCGTGCGCTTGATGGAACATGCCGCCACGCTGGACCTGGAAGACTTCGAAGACCCCGACCTGCAGGACAAACTGGACCGCGCCCGGCGCCAGACCATGGGCCGGATGAACCTGATGAGCCAGTTGTTCGGCCAGGTGCAGGATGCGATCACCGTGGTCAGCCTGGCCGTGGGCCTGCTGGTCTACGCGCCGTGGCTGATCGTGCTGCTGGCGCTGGCCCTGGTGCCCGCCTTCATCGGTGAATCGCACTTCAACGCGGCCGGCTACAGCCTCAACTTCCTGTGGACGCCCGAGCGCCGCCAGCTGGACTACCTGCGCCAGCTCGGCGCCAGCGTGGAAACGGCCAAGGAAGTAAAGATCTTCAACCTGCACCGTTTCCTGGTGGAGCGCTACCGACGGCTGTCGGCGGCGCTGTTCCTGGCCAACCGTTCGCTGGCGCGGCGCCGCGCGTTCTGGGGCACGCTGCTGGCGGCGCTGGGCACGCTGGGCTACTACACCGCCTACGCCTACATCGCCTGGCGCACCGTGCGCGGGGATTTCAGCATCGGTGACCTGACCTTCCTGGCCGGCAGTTTCCTGCGCCTGCGCCAGCTGCTGGAAGGACTGCTGATCGGGTTCTCGCAGGTGGCCAGCCAGGCGCTGTACCTGGACGATCTGTATTCGTTCTTCCAGATCCAGCCGGAAATCCATTCGCACGACAACGCCGTGGCCGTGCCGCGCCCGATCCAGCAGGGATTCGTGTTCGAGAACGTGGGCTTCCGCTACCCCGATGCCGAGCAGTGGGCCGTACGCCACCTGGACTTCCAGCTGCACGCCGGCGAAGTACTGGCCCTGGTGGGCGAGAACGGCGCCGGCAAGACCACCCTGGTAAAGCTGCTGGCACGCCTGTACGAGCCGGATGAAGGCCGCATCCTGCTGGACGGGCGCGACCTGCGCGACTACGACCTGGACGACCTGCGCGCCAACCTGGGCGTGATCTTCCAGGATTTCGTGCGCTACAACCTGACCGCCGCCGAGAACATCGGCGTGGGCCAGGTGGAGGCCATGGCCGACCAGGCGCGCATTGCAGATGCGGCACGCCGCGGCATGGCCGAAGAGGTGATCGATGCCCTGCCCGGTGGCTACGAACAGCTGATCGGGCGGCGCTTCAAGCAGGGCGTGGACCTGTCCGGGGGGCAGTGGCAGAAGATCGCCATCGCCCGCGCATGGATGCGCGATGCGCAGGTGATGATCCTGGACGAGCCCACCGCGGCACTGGATGCCCGCGCCGAGTTCGAAGTGTTCCAGCGCTTCCGCGAGCTGGCCGAGCAGCGCACCGCGGTGCTTATTTCGCACCGTTTCTCTTCGGTGCGCATGGCCGATCGCATCCTGGTGCTGGCCGAAGGTCGGCTGGAGGCCAGCGGCACCCACGCCGAACTGATGGCCCAGGGCGGGCGCTATGCCGAGCTGTTCGAACTGCAGGCGGCGGGCTATCGCTGAACCGTGCCGGCGGCCTGAGAACGCCTCTCGTTCCGGCCAATGAGAACTTCTCTCATTTGGGGTAGAATGGAGGGGACGAAACCATGCCCCGACTACCCCCATGTCTTCTGCTTTCGGCGCCGAAACGGTGCTTGAGGTCCGCCACTGGACCGACGCCTACTTCAGCTTCACCCTGACCCGCGACAGCGGTTTCCGTTTCGAGAACGGCCAGTTCGTGATGATCGGCCTGGAAACCGAGGCGCGGCCGCTGCTGCGCGCCTATTCCATCGCCAGCGCGAACTGGGAAGAGCATCTGGAGTTCTTCAGCATCAAGGTGCAGGACGGCCCGCTGACCTCACGCCTGCAGCACATCAAGCCGGGCGACAAGGTGCTGGTTGGCAAGAAGCCCACCGGCACCCTGCTGATCAGCGACCTGCACCCGGGCAAGAACCTGTACCTGCTGGGCACC
This genomic window contains:
- a CDS encoding RNA polymerase sigma-70 factor, which translates into the protein MNAESTFQTHRPRLMALAYRLLGSRADAEDVVQDAWLRWSGADPASVRDAEAWLVTATTRLGLDRLRAARRERAHYVGPWLAEPLAISLEPDPAPGPAQRHALADDVSVAFLTLLEQLGPEERAAFLLKEVFDHDYAEIAELIGHSQANCRQLVHRARQRLQAGRPRFNADASQHRKLLARFMHATQQGDSQAVQALLHANARLVSDGGGVVTAAIRPLLGAERIGRLFWAIAQRGLGHTAQLGYVNGEPAILRFDGQRLHSVTTVQVVDGRIAEVYSVLNPEKLSAVVTAADAAASW
- a CDS encoding ABC transporter ATP-binding protein, whose amino-acid sequence is MPAANEKKPSLRQRFKAMRNLPPFLRQVWQTSPALTLASLGLRIIRALLPVAMLYVGKLIIDTALHLSQHGAGFPPLNEALSSGLLNPLLGLLALEFGLAIASDLLGRLVSYADALLSELFANATSVRLMEHAATLDLEDFEDPDLQDKLDRARRQTMGRMNLMSQLFGQVQDAITVVSLAVGLLVYAPWLIVLLALALVPAFIGESHFNAAGYSLNFLWTPERRQLDYLRQLGASVETAKEVKIFNLHRFLVERYRRLSAALFLANRSLARRRAFWGTLLAALGTLGYYTAYAYIAWRTVRGDFSIGDLTFLAGSFLRLRQLLEGLLIGFSQVASQALYLDDLYSFFQIQPEIHSHDNAVAVPRPIQQGFVFENVGFRYPDAEQWAVRHLDFQLHAGEVLALVGENGAGKTTLVKLLARLYEPDEGRILLDGRDLRDYDLDDLRANLGVIFQDFVRYNLTAAENIGVGQVEAMADQARIADAARRGMAEEVIDALPGGYEQLIGRRFKQGVDLSGGQWQKIAIARAWMRDAQVMILDEPTAALDARAEFEVFQRFRELAEQRTAVLISHRFSSVRMADRILVLAEGRLEASGTHAELMAQGGRYAELFELQAAGYR
- a CDS encoding carboxymuconolactone decarboxylase family protein, with product MSDHASPRVPYTRLAAEAFKGLLATSKAVHDSSIDPTLMELVFLRVSQLNGCGYCMDMHGTALRKGGIEPRKLDTLPAWHESRFFDARERAALGWAEALTRLTDGAPSQEAFDALAPHFDDKGISDLSMGIAVINAWNRLGAGLLPPLP